The sequence CGGCCTGGTTGAGGTTCATGAAGTCCATGTCGATGTCTGCCCATGGCAGCTCGACGTTGGCCTGGGTGTGCAGGTGCAGCAGCGGCTTGCGCAGGGCGTCCAGGCCGAGGATCCACATCTTGGCGGGCGAGAAGGTGTGCATCCACACGATGACGCCGAGGCAGTCGTCGTCGCCGTTGGCTTCGAGGGCCATCCGCCGGATCGCGTCGCGGTCCTTGAGCACCGGCTTCCACGCGACCGTGACCGGCACCTCGTCGGCGGTGTCGAGGGCGGCGGCCACCTGCTGGGACTGCTCGGCGACCTGGCGCAGGGTCTCCTCGCCGTACAGGTCCTGACTGCCGGTCAGGAACCAGATCTGCTTGCCCGCGAAGGGGTCGTTCATGCCGGCTGCTCCTCGCCCTCGTCGTCGCGCTGGCCGTAGACGTTCTGGTAGCGGTCGTAGAGCGCCGCGATGTCACCGGCGGGGATCGGCACCGGCTCGCCCAATTGGCGAGCGAGGTGCACGGTGCGGGCGACGTCCTCGCACATGACCGCCGCCTTGACGGCCGCCTTGGCGTCCTTGCCGATCGTGAACGGCCCGTGGTTCTGCATCAGCACGGCGGGCGAGTTGGATCCGCGCAAGGTGTCGACGATGCCGCGGCCGATCGAGTCGTCGCCGATGAGGGCGAACGGGCCGACCGGGATGTCGCCGCCGAACTCGTCGGCCATCGCGGTCAGCACGCACGGCACCGGCTCGGCACGGGCGGCCCAGGCGCAGGCGTAGGGTGAGTGGGTGTGCACCACCCCGCCGACCTCGGGCATGTGGCGGTAGACGTAGGCGTGCGCGGCCGTGTCCGACGACGGCTGCAGCCGGGCCGAGGTGCCGTCGTCGATCTTGCCGCCGTCGAGGTCGCACACCACCATGCTGGCCGCATCGAGCTCGTCGTAGGACACCCCGGACGGCTTGATCACGAACAGATCCGCGCCGGCCACACGCTCGGACACGTTGCCGGCAGTCCACACGACCAGCCCGTTTCGCGGCAGTTCGGCGTGGAGCGCAGCCACCCGCGCCCGCGTGTCCGCGACGCGCTGGCGCACGTCGGCGTCGAGTTCGTCGAGCCGCAACCTCATGCCGTGGCCTCCACCCGTCCCGGGGCCGTGAGCGCCTGCCGACGGATCGCCTTGAGTCGCCGCATGACGTCGTTCTCGCCCCGCCCGAAGTAGTCGTGGAGGCGCCGGTACTCGGCGTAGAGGGCGTCGTAGCGAAGCGCCGCGTCCTCGTCGGGCGTGTAGGCGGCGACCACCCGCCGGCCCATCGCGCGGGCGGCCTCCCGGACGTCGGGATAGGCGCCCGCGGCAACGGCGGCGTGGATGGCGGAGCCCAGCGCGGGGCCCTGCTCGGAGGCGATCGTCGACAGCGGCAACCGGGTGACGTCGGCGTAGAGCTGCATCAGGAACCGGTTCTTGAGCAGGCCGCCCGCCACGATCAGCTCGGTCACGGGAACGCCGGCGTCGGCGAACGCCTCGACGATGGTGCGGGTGCCGAAGGCCGTGGCCTCCAGCAGCGCCCGGTAGACGTCCTCGGGTCGGGTCGCGAGGGTCATGCCCACCACCAGCCCGGCGAGCTCGTGGTCGACCAGGACCGACCGGTTGCCCGAGTGCCAGTCGAGCGCCACCAGCCCGTGGGCACCAACGGGTTGCTCGGCGGCGCGCTCGGTGAGCAGGTCGTGCAACGAGACGCCACGCTCGGCGGCCATGGCCGCGTAGTCGGCGGGGACCTGGTGGTCGACGTACCAGGCGAAGATGTCGCCGACCCCGGACTGGCCGGCCTCGTAGCCCCAGAAGCCCTCGAGGATGCCGCCGTCGACGACGCCGCAGATCCCGGGTACGGACGCGAGCGTGTCGCCGTTCATC comes from Egicoccus sp. AB-alg6-2 and encodes:
- a CDS encoding L-ribulose-5-phosphate 4-epimerase, with the translated sequence MRLRLDELDADVRQRVADTRARVAALHAELPRNGLVVWTAGNVSERVAGADLFVIKPSGVSYDELDAASMVVCDLDGGKIDDGTSARLQPSSDTAAHAYVYRHMPEVGGVVHTHSPYACAWAARAEPVPCVLTAMADEFGGDIPVGPFALIGDDSIGRGIVDTLRGSNSPAVLMQNHGPFTIGKDAKAAVKAAVMCEDVARTVHLARQLGEPVPIPAGDIAALYDRYQNVYGQRDDEGEEQPA